The Camelus ferus isolate YT-003-E chromosome 32, BCGSAC_Cfer_1.0, whole genome shotgun sequence genome window below encodes:
- the SMTN gene encoding LOW QUALITY PROTEIN: smoothelin (The sequence of the model RefSeq protein was modified relative to this genomic sequence to represent the inferred CDS: deleted 1 base in 1 codon), producing the protein MELGASKMADETLAGLDEGALRKLLEVTADLAERRRIRSAIRELQRQELEREEEALASKRFRAERQDNKENWLHSQQREAEQQAALARLAGRLESMSDVEELTAMLRGAAEYEERKLIRAAIRRIRAQEIEAATLAGRLCSGRPNSGSREDSKGRAARRLERCEVPKPEEQEQQAEVPVPTPAPSSTSRDVTTVTLLLRAPPGGTPSPPASPESSPTSTSPEPPLEPAKGQCPAAEALGSPEPPPSPPRAASPEPQEPPAIPSTERQVVNKLLPGRTEPPAAQGPARDPSNTKRADLAGPHPCQSSLSVLSPRQPVQNREPTPLARGPSRFQRAGSIRDRVRKFTSDSPMAAGLQEGPARAALGPSTPARLSGPSHISTTPASSSSGPSSRGPSDTSSRFNKEQQGTARPLAQLQSCPQEEGPGRRGLAARPLENRAGGAVARSEEPSAPLPVAVGTAEPGASMKTTFTIEIKDGRGQASTGRVLLPTGNQRAELTLGLRAPPTLLSTSSGGKSTVTHISSPGTLARLGSVTHVTSFSHAAPGSRGGYSVKAAEDAGTPVAHPPAFSTRRRSSAGPARSSSLMEPEPAETPSAAVEVANGAQQTRMDKAPERRSPMSAEELMAIEDEGVLDKMLDQTTDFEERKLIRAALRELRQRKRDQRDKERERRLQEARARPGEGRGNTATKTTTRHSQQTADGSAVSTVTKTERLVHSNDGTRTARTTTVESSFVRRSENGGGSTMMQTKTFSSSSSKKMGSIFDREDEASPRPGSLAALEKRQAEKKKELMKAQSLPKTSASQARKAMIEKLEKEGAAGSPGGPRAAVQRSTSFGVPNANSIKQMLLDWCRAKTRGYEHVDIQNFSSSWSDGMAFCALVHNFFPEAFDYGQLSPQNRRQNFEVAFSSAEMLVDCVPLVEVEDMMIMGKKPDPKCVFTYVQSLYNHLRRHELRLRGKNV; encoded by the exons ATGGAACTAGGGGCCAGCAAGATGGCAGACGAAACATTAGCTGGGCTGGATGAGGGAGCCCTGCGGAAGCTG TTGGAAGTCACAGCAGATCTGGCAGAGCGACGGCGCATCCGCTCGGCCATCCGGGAGTTGCAGCGGCAGGAGCTGGAGCGCGAGGAGGAGGCCCTGGCATCCAAGCGCTTCCGTGCCGAGCGGCAGGACAACAAGGAGAACTGGCTGCA CTCTCAGCAGCGGGAGGCTGAGCAGCAGGCTGCTCTGGCACGGCTGGCGGGACGGCTGGAGTCCATGAGTGATGTGGAGGAGCTGACCGCGATG CTGCGAGGTGCTGCTGAGTACGAGGAACGCAAGCTCATCCGAGCCGCCATCCGCCGCATCCGGGCCCAGGAGATTGAGG ctgcCACCTTGGCTGGGAGGTTGTGCAGCGGGCGTCCCAACAGTGGCTCAAGAGAGGACAGCAAGGGGCGGGCAGCACGCAGGCTGGAACGGTGTGAG GTGCCGAAGCCAGAGGAACAGGAGCAGCAGGCAGAGGTCCCAGTGccaaccccagcccccagcagcacCAGCCGGGATGTGACCACAGTGACACTCCTGCTGCGGGCCCCACCTGGGGGCACACCCAGCCCACCTGCC TCGCCCGAAAGCTCGCCTACCTCTACCTCTCCCGAGCCTCCACTGGAGCCTGCCAAGGGCCAGTGCCCTGCTGCCGAGGCTCTGGGCAGCCCCGAGCCACCTCCCAGCCCGCCCAGGGCTgccagccctgagccccaggagCCTCCGGCCATCCCCAGCACTGAGAGGCAGGTGGTCAACAAG ctcctgcctGGCCGCACAGAGCCCCCAGCTGCCCAAGGCCCCGCCAGAGATCCCTCCAACACGAAGAGAGCAG ACCTGGCtggaccccacccctgccaaagCTCCCTGTCTGTGCTCAGCCCCCGCCAGCCAGTCCAGAACCGAG AGCCCACCCCTCTTGCCAGAGGACCTTCCCGTTTCCAGCGAGCTGGCTCCATACGGGACCGCGTGCGCAAGTTCACATCTGATTCTCCTATGGCTGCTGGGCTCCAGGAAGGACCAGCCCGGGCAGCCCTAGGTCCCTCGACCCCGGCAAGGCTCTCAGGCCCCTCCCACATCAGCaccacccctgcctcctcctccagtggCCCCTCCTCACGGGGGCCCAGTGACACCTCCTCCCGGTTCAACAAGGAGCAGCAAGGAACAGCCCGGCCCCTGGCCCAGCTTCAGAGCTGCCCCCAGGAGGAGGGCCCTGGGAGGCGGGGTTTGGCTGCCAGGCCCCTTGAAAACAGAGCCGGGGGGGCCGTGGCCCGCTCAGAGGAGCCCAGTGCCCCGCTGCCCGTGGCCGTGGGCACTGCTGAGCCAGGGGCCAGTATGAAGACCACATTCACCATTGAGATCAAGGATGGCCGGGGCCAGGCCTCCACGGGCCGGGTGCTGCTGCCCACAGGCAACCAAAGGGCAG AACTGACGCTGGGGCTGCGGGCGCCCCCCACCCTCCTGAGCACCAGCAGTGGGGGCAAGAGCACCGTCACCCATATCAGCAGTCCTGGGACCCTGGCCCGGCTGGGCAGTGTCACTCACGTCACCAGCTTTAGCCATGCTGCCCCTGGTAGCCGAGGAGGCTACAGTGTCAAG GCGGCCGAGGATGCTGGGACCCCCGTGGCCCACCCGCCTGCCTTCAGCACCCGCCGCCGCTCCTCTGCCGGCCCAGCCCGCAGCAGCAGTCTC ATGGAGCCAGAACCTGCAGAAACCCCGTCTGCAGCAGTGGAGGTGGCCAATGGCGCCCAGCAGACCCGAATGGACAAGGCACCAGAGAGGCGAAGCCCAATGAGTGCAGAGGAGCTGATGGCCATTGAGGATGAGGGTGTCCTGGACAAGATG CTGGACCAGACTACGGACTTTGAGGAGCGGAAGCTCATTCGGGCTGCGCTGCGTGAGCTTCGACAAAGGAAGAGAG ACCAGCGGGACAAGGAACGGGAACGGCGGCTGCAAGAGGCACGGGCCCGGCCCGGGGAGGGCCGTGGCAACACAGCCACCAAGACCACCACGCGGCACAGCCAGCAGACAGCCGATGGCTCAGCTGTCAGCACTGTTACCAAGACCGAGCGGCTCGTCCACTCCA ATGATGGCACACGGACGGCCCGCACCACCACGGTGGAGTCGAGTTTCGTGAGGCGCTCGGAGA ATGGTGGTGGCAGCACCATGATGCAAACCAAGACCTTCTCCTCTTCATCATCCAAGAAGATGGGCAG taTCTTCGACCGGGAGGATGAGGCCAGCCCGCGGCCTGGCAGCCTAGCGGCGCTGGAGAAACGCCAGGCGGAGAAGAAGAAGGAGCTGATGAAGGCACAAAGCCTGCCCAAGACCTCGGCCTCTCAGGCCCGCAAGGCCATGATTGaaaagctggagaaggaaggcGCCGCGGG CAGCCCTGGCGGACCCCGTGCAGCTGTGCAGCGCTCCACCAGCTTTGGGGTCCCCAACGCCAACAGTATCAAGCAGATGTTGCTGGACTGGTGCCGAGCCAAGACGCGTGGCTACGAG CATGTGGACATCCAGAACTTCTCCTCAAGCTGGAGTGATGGGATGGCCTTCTGCGCCCTGGTGCACAACTTCTTCCCTGAAGCCTTCGACTATGGGCAGCTCAGCCCACAGAACCGGCGCCAGAACTTCGAGGTGGCCTTCTCATCCGCTGA GATGCTTGTGGACTGCGTGCccctggtggaggtggaggacaTGATGATCATGGGCAAGAAGCCCGACCCCAAGTGCGTCTTCACCTATGTGCAGTCGCTCTACAACCACCTGCGGCGCCACGAGCTGCGCCTGCGCGGCAAGAATGTCTAG